Part of the Prochlorococcus marinus CUG1435 genome, TAAAGTAGAACTTATGTTGTCTGGCCTTAAGCTTGAGGAGTCTCCAAGAAAGTCAAGTAAACTAATGGTTTCAAAACCAAAAGCATCACCGTAGTATTCCATCGCCTTGTGTTTAGACACAATTACTCTGTTCTCCACAGGAATGGAGCCTACTTGTGCGACGATCCAACTATCCAAGTCTTCCAAGATAGAATCAGCCTTTTCAAATCTTTCATTAATTAGTTTTCTGTCACCTCTATTAAAAACTGAAATATCTTTCTTTAAACTTTTGCTTATAAGATCTCCCATTTTTATGATGTTATGTGGATCATGCCAAACATGAGGATCTAGTCCTCCATGGTCATGATGATGATGCCCCTCGCCTTCGTCTGGTACTTGTGCTATTGGTTCTACATCACTATTTGAAACGTCTTTAAAAAAGTGTTGAGTTGCTTCAAACTCAAAAGGCATGTGTTCAGTAAAAAATATATATTGACCATCTTCTTTGATCTCCACGTTAAAAACAGTACTTTCTTTTCTTTGATCAAAGTTAAGAACAAAAGCTTTATTACTTGCTGTAAGAGTACCATCATTTTTTCTGCTAATTGAGTCTTTAGATCCTAATAGTTCTTTAGCTAAGTCTTCAGCCCCTTCTATGTCATTAGATTTGAGAATCACCATCTTCATTGCAGGATCTGCATATTCTCCATCAACTTTTTCAAATGACCATTTGTAAGAACCCTTAGAAAGTTGGAATTTGCCTGCCCATTCGAAAGCACCCTCAGCATGATCATCATGTCCACCATGGTCTGAATGATCATCATGACCTCCATGATCAGAATGATCATCTACCTTAGCTGAATGTTCAGCATGATCGTCATGTCCGCCATGGTCTGAGTGGTCATCGTGACCTTCATGATCAGAATGATCATCTACGTCTATTGCACTAACACCTACAACAATAGTATTCTTTTTACTTTCCCAATTTCTCATACTTGGAGTCATTTCTTTGCCAAGAGTGAATACTTTGTCTGCGCTATTTAGTAATTGAGCTTGTCTTGGATTGATCTTTAAGTCATGAACATCCTGTTTTCTATCTACTAAGCATGTAACTTCGTCAGATGGTAACGCAATAGATTTAACTAAATCACAAACTAGTGGTTCTACTGCTACGTATGACTTCCCTTTAGCCATTACATCCTGCCCAAAACCAGAAAATATAATCGTTCCAGCGATTACGGAATTTTTAATAATTGACTTACTTGAACATGTTTTATTTGATAAAAGTCTTTTAAAAGTTGACATAAAAAATTATTAAATACTTAAAAATGATAATCATTTTCATTACACCTGACAAGAAAAGGTATCAAATGTTATGAAAATAATACGCAGCTTGTATTATTGGTAAGCTTGTAAAGTGACTTTTTCATGAAGATTAATTAATGGCTACTTTAGTCGCTGAAAATTTAACATTTGCATACACAGAAAAAAGTAAGCCAGCTTTAAATAAGGTATCGGTTGAGATTAAACCTGGAACTCTAACAGCGCTAGTAGGTCCAAATGGTGCCGGTAAATCCACTCTTTTGAGGATATTGCAAGGACAAAATACTCCAGATAAAGGCGAAATAAAAATTGATGGTGAAAATTTATATAGATCTAGAGCTCTAGTGGCACTTATGCCTCAAAGAAGTTCTATGAATTGGAAGTTTCCCATTACAGTTGAAAAATTGGTATCTCTTGGTCAAATAAAGTATTCAAAATCAAGAAGTAATAACCCCTTTCAAATAAAGGCTCTTCTAGAATATCCTAATTCTTGGATTAATAAATGTTGTGAATTAGAAGCGACAATGCAAAGAGTAGGAATTGCTAATTTGGCTAATAGAAGACTTGATTCTCTTTCAGGAGGACAGCAACAAAGAGCTCTATTAGCAAAAACTCTTATGTCCCCTGCAAAAATATTTCTTCTGGATGAACCTTGTGCGGCATTGGATCCCCCCGCAAAAGAGGATTTTCTAAAAATTGTTCGTCAACTCGCAGATGCGGGACTTTCTTTGCTAGTAAGTAGCCATGATTGGGGCGAGTCTCTAAATAACTACGATCAAGTAATCGTTCTTGATAAAAGTGTTTTAGCAGTTGGTAGTCCTGATCAAATAAAAGATAAATTAGATGCGATAAACATAAGCTCTATAAAGGAAAATAATTTCTGTGATTAGAAAATGTTCCTTATTAATTTTGAGCTTGATAACAGTTTTGGCAAAGGCCGAAATATTCGAGTGTATGAAACAAAAGTTGAAACTTTCTTGGATTTTTTTTAGGGGCATGAATATCTTTAACAGGACAACCTTCCATTTTCGACGTCTCTCCGCATTGAACGCAGGTCAAATGATGAATGTCTCTATCTACGGGAGTGTAAAGAACCTCTCCTGTTGGGAGATGTCTAGAACGAATTAAACCATGCTTTATAAGAACTTGAAGATTCCTGTAAACAGTGGTCAGTCCCATAGCTTTTCCGCTTTCAATCAATTGTCTATGCAACTCTTGACCGCTCAGTTCATCTTCGCATTTATTAAGTTCTTCAAGAAGTTGCTCTTGTCTTTTGGTAATGTCAGACTTAGTTACCATTGTTTCCAAAATCTTTTTTTGCCTCGTATTTTTGATCATACCGAATCTTTCGAATAATGTCTTTTATTAATAACAACTGGTGGCTGGTCCCATTAATAATAACTATATTCTCCGGAATTTTATGCCCAGCTATGGGAACTGTATTAATCACTCATAAGAGATTATTACAAGTTAATTTAATCTCTCATTGTGTGTTGCCTGGACTTGCTCTCGCATTAGCGCTTGGAATTCACCCCTCAATTGGTGGTGTTATAAGCGGTCTTCTGGGCTCAGTAATTGCGGAAAGTTTAACTAATAGAAAAAGTGAAAATTATGAAGCAGTTATGAATACTATTCTCGCTGGAATGCTTGGGTTTGGGGTCCTTATAATCCCCTTACTCGGAATAAGGATTGATTTGGAGGCAGTATTATTTGGCGATTTATTGACAGCAAATTTTGGAGATTTACTTAGAACAATAATTGCTTTTTTAGTATTTATACTTTTAATGACTTTTGGATATGAAAAGGTTGTTTATGTCGGATTGGATCCAGAAGGTGCATCGGCGAGCGGTATAAACGTTTCTTTATTAAATCTTGCTTTGAGTTTTACAACGGCATTAGTAATTGTTAGTTCAATGTCAGCAGTAGGAGTAATTCTTGTAATTGCTCTTCTTTCTACGCCAACTTTGTTAGGGCTAAATAAGGCTCATAGTTTAAGAATTGCAATGATGAGGTCTTCATTTTTTGGATTATGTATCTCACTTCTTGGATTTTTTCTCTCTATAGTCTTTAATCTTTCGCCTGGACCTGCAATTAGCGTTATTTGTGTTGCTTCCCTTTTAATTCCTAAGCTTCGCAAATAATTAAATCTTAAATGTCCAATCAGAATTTAATGCTTGAGCTTCTGGATTGTTTTTTAAAGCTACTTCAATAGCTTCTTTTTTATTATTAGCTATAACAACTTCATCAAATTCCTTTCCATTTTTTTTGAGACTTACTTTGAAACGCATAAAAATTATTTAATTAATCAAAAGTTAACCACTAGGCAACTAGATTTAAATACTTTTAAAAGTTAATTGATGAAATAGAAACTTTAGTTATTCTGAAGTTTTTCTACTACAGATTCTTTCTCAATTTTAGCTACATCCTGTAATCCATTAGCATCAAACCAAGGAGCGTTTTCCCAATTAAATCCTTCCCCAAAAGTATTATCGGGAGCAGCTACGTACCAGTGACATGACGAATCGGGAACATCTACAGCACATTTTGACCAGTCAGCTTCCCATTGTGGAACTTGTACCCACATTACAGATGCTAATAAAAAAGAAAAAATAAAATTCATAATTATCGGTTAGCAAAATTTTGAAAGATTTTTTTCACATTCTTTCTTTCTTTTCTTCCAATAATTTTCAATTATTTGATATTTATGCTTATTTTTAAATTGACTTAAATGAATATCATTCTGATTAAGAACTGAAGTATTTTTGATTTTCATGACTCAAGCTATCTATGTAGAACATATTTAAGACACTTTATATATTTTTTGAAGTGAATTTATACTTAATTATTGTCTCCCTTTTGTTTAGGGAAGTATTTTTCGGGATTATTTTCAATATAAGTAAGCGAATATTTGACAACACACACTATTACTAATACTAGAGCAATTGCCGGAATAATAAAAATGATTTTTTTGTAAATACTTTTCATGAATTATTTTGCTTATGATTATTTTTTTCATCAACGGCCAATTTTCTGAAAGATTGAAATAATTAGTAATTTATACTGTAGCCTTTTTAATTACCTACGGAGTAAATTAAATGTATCAGAAACTCCTCACACACTTTTTTCTGATTACTGTAAAAGTACTCGACCGCAAAGTTTGAGTACTTTTTGTAATTTTGGGATGTGACAGTTAAGATACAGGTCTATTAGGTATTACATATTTTGAATTTAGGTGTGATATTAAAAGGGTGTGTAGGAGGAATTGATTTATTTAAGTGGAAACAAGGAAACACTTGATCTAAATCAATTTTTAAAGATCTCTCTCTGAGAGATCTTTTTTTTTGCGAATTATTAGAAATACATACCAAATCCTGAATAAATAAATATTTTTTTTCTTCAAAAAAATTTGGTCGTCATTACAAATTTTGTAATTTAATTCGTTAGATTATGGGTTGTTAGATTCTAATGTTAATGAAAATACTTTTTTTGGCAATTATAATTTGTTCTGGCTTTTTATTCCCTTCTTCATCATTTGCTTCTCATATAGAACTAAAACCTTGTGTAGAGATTGCTCATTGTGTAAGAGAAGAATGGGAGGTTAGCAATATTGAGAAACCTTTTGAAGAGATTAAAACATTTATCGAAAACACTCCAAGAACTGAGATTGTAGAAATTGATGGCGATTATCTTCATGCTGAGGCAACTAGTAAATGGATGAAGTATGTGGACGACTTAGAAGTATCCTTTCTAGCTGAATCAAACATCTTATCAATAAGATCAGAATCAAGAGTTGGAGAAAGTGATTTGGGAGTGAATCAAAAAAGAGTTGATTTACTAAAATCGAAAATGTTCTAAGATGAAAAGTTAAAAAAATAATTTATTTTTATTGTTTTTTGTATAACTTTTTTATTTTTAAAAAAAATTAGCAGATAAAAAAGTGATAATTATCATCATGCCTCGATAATGGCAAATTTATTGGATTTTCTAAAAAAAGATGATCATAAATTTTATATATTTATTGTTATCTAGTGTTGTTTTTTTCTGGTTTTATATAAACATTAAAAAGAATGGATTTAAATGGATAATCAAAGGTCTTTTTCAGATTGGAATACTGGTATTATTCATTGGAGGGTTTTTCAAAATATTTTTCACTTTACCCCCTAATTTATTTATAAAAATAATTTTTCTTATTATTTATACATGGTGCACTGTTGGAATAAATGTAAATTTCATTATCCCTTTTATTAGTTTGATTGACCAAAAAATAGTGAAAAAATAAAACTAAAATATGCCTTAATTGTCGGTACAAAAATAAATCTTTTTCCTTAATCTGCAATATTAAAATTTATAAGATATATTTTTTCCTTTTGAAAGTCTTTTTCTTGTATACCTAGTCTTTAATGCCAAGTCTGTCATTATATATATTCCAAATAAAAGAATGACTACTCCAATAAAGTATTTCATTATTTTTTATGTAATTACTATTTTTGAGATTTATTCATTATGCCAAATAATTTTAATATCTATTTCTTGAGATAAATTTCTTGTAACTGGGCATTCTTTGGAAGCTTTTTTCAAAAAATCAATAGTTTCATTAGAAGTGCTCTTTGGTATAAAAATATCTATTATTAGTTCTTTTATCTTCCTCTCGCTATTTTGTGTCATTAGTTTTTCAATATTTAAATATATACCTTTCAAATCAAATCCTTTCGATTTAGCTTTGATTGCCATGATGGTTAGCAGGCAAGTACCTAGAGACGTTGCTAATAAATCAGTTGGGGAAAAACTTTCACCTTTACCGCAGTGATCTAAAGGGGCATCAGTTCTAATAAGACTTCCAGATTGTAGATGAATAGCCTCACAGTTTAAATTTCCTAAATAATAACATTTAACTTTAGTCATTTTAAAAAATTAAATTAGGAAAATATTATTAATAAAAAATTATGGTACATAACAAGATTATTGATAAGAGATTTTTTATTTGCATATTAGTGGAGTATTAAGAAAATTCATCATTCAAGTTTTGAAATCATTTTTTATATCCATATTCCTCTAAGCAATACTCAATTAATTCAATTGATTTATTAAGAGTTCTTTTATTTTTATTTTCTAGATCGAAGCATTTATTTAAAACACGTATAGATTCATTTAAGAATGATTCTTCTTTATTTTTTAAATCTTTAACTTGATTTATATAAATTAATTTTTTAATCCCAATAATGGAAAATATGATTATTGATATTGTAAATATTGCTATTTTGAATTTATTCATACAATTAGTTATTACAAATATTTTAATTTATTTAATATCTAAAAACTTTACATAGCTTATAAAACTAAGTAATTACATATGTAGCTGCTGTTATTGCTATAGCAGTAATTGAAATGAATATGTATGGAACAACCTTTAAAGGTATATATAGATTATTTTTAGACATAATAAAAAACTTTATAAAATTCTTACATTCTCTTTAAAATTTATAAGTCTTCAAATATACAAATTAATTTTCTTTGCAAAAATTCAATTCTTTTAAAAGATTAAAAAATTTATATTCATTGAATTTTCATTAAATAAAGTATTTCTAAATCCTGTCTTGAGTCCGATATTTTTCTTTTTAAGAAGATTAATTCTTCTTGGCTCATTTTTGATTCTTTTATCATCAATTCTGCTTGTTCAATAGCATGTTCTATATTTCTAATTTTAATTTCTCTTATTGAGGGATCATCTTTACATGCTTTTTTAGTATTCGCATCTAACATATGTATTAAAAAATCACTTTGCATTTAATCTAAATTAAAACTTCATTATGCTACAACCGCGAATTTTATTAAAATAAATTATTATCTGAGTAAGAACTTTAACCTTAGCTAACCCTCTCTTCAATTGATCGAGTGGGTTTTTTTTATGGTGTAATATACTTCTAGCATTTAATACTAATTTGGAAGATTCAAAACTTAATCCTGAGGAAAATAATTCAATCGAATCGTCCCCCAATTTGAATGAAGACAATAAAGATCTTAATGAGGGGATTAAAAAAGAAGAAAATGTTAAAGCATTTACAGAATTTCTAGAGAAAGCAAGTAGTCAAGATTCTTCGGAAGAAAAAGTAAAACTTGATTCTGAGCAACAAAAACTAAAAATTGACAAATCACTTTTTAAAAGATTTCTTAATAATGGATTTGATGGCATTTCAACTAATCCAAACTATAAAATGTTGGCATTATTAATAATCCTTTTAATTAATTTGTCTCTATTTTTTGTAATTGGCAATATGGGTAAAGAGTTTTTAAGAAATGCAGGGATTATGGGTTAGAAATTATTTGTTTCTTTTTGGATATTCAACTTTACAATTTTGATTCTTCAAATGAAACTGTGATATTTTCTTGTCAAATTAATATTTAAATAAAATTTGGATAATAAAGAGCCAGAAAATCCAGTAGTTTATCTTTCTAATTTAGTTAAGAAATTAGATGTAAAAAACAGAAATGGTTTAGTAGCCTTAGCAATTGTAAACCTTTTAGTAATTCTCTTATTTAAATTTTATTTGAAAGGATCTGGATTATTATCTTGAATTTACCTGCAGTTAGTATTATTCAGCATTTTCAAATTGCTTTGCTAATCTAAATGCCTTCTTAATTATTAGAAATCCACCATATCCTCCTGCTAGTAAGGGTAATACTATTAATGGGTTAGGAGAATAATCTGAATAATTTTTCACACCCTCAACATATTTATAACCTGAACATTTAAGAAAGATAAAACTAAAAAATGTGATACTCCAACCAATGATTGATAAAAAACCCCCTTTTTTATCTCCTTCGTAGAATCTGTCTAGACCTAAGCCCCATCCTCCTACTAAGAATATTCCTCTAACAACTGAATTTTTTTCTTGATTTCTGAGCATAATAAAAAAATGTTCACTATGAACATAACCTATTTGTATTTAAGATGCGAGATGTTTTTATTAATTAATCTTTAAAATAAATTTTTAATGGATTTATTTTATAAATTACTAAAATATTAATCAGTCTTTTAATTAATCATTAGAGATTGTATTTGAATTCAACAAGGAAATTGAAGGCCTTATATAAATAAAAATAGACCCATACATATCCTGCATAATTCTCATTTCTTCGTCTAAATATACAATTGAAACTTGACAATTTGGCGATTCTTTATTCCAAGGTAACTTATTCCATACCTCTTTAACTGGATACCATCTATCCATAAGTAATTCACTAAATAATGGAATCTTATTAAGTCCATCAACTTTGGAAACTTTTGTCTTTTGTAAGTTCATATCAAGCAAATTTTTTCTTAAAACTAAATCACTTGCTAGAGTTATTACTCTTCCACCAAATGTAGGCAATAGTTTGAACCAACCTAAGATTGGAATTGTTGTGAGCCCAAATATTGTAGTGTCAAAAGAAGATATAAATTCCTTTTTGTCAAAATCAATCTTTTGAGCAATTCTCCCAATAGTTGATAAGCCAAAGGACCCTACTTGCAATTGATGTAATTTAAAAAAAAGATTACTTTTAAATTCATCATTTAATGCCTTTTCAATAGCAAGGAAGAAAGGAGAACTTCGAAATAATTCAACATTAGAAAAAATCAATTCCCACTCTCCAGACAATAATTTTTCTGATATTTCAAAACTAAAGTCTTTAAGAGCATCTATCAATTCATCCATTTCATTGGCTTTTTCCTCATACATAGGAGAAATTAATTTATTTAATCTTTGCCCTCTATCTGTAACAGCAGCTATTTTATATATATTTGACTTTATATCTCCAATTTCTTTCATAAACTTCAATACAAGAAATACTAATTAATCTTAATAATTTAATTTGATGTTGATGGCAATTTTAATAATGCTGGTAATAAAATCAATTAATATTCTCCCCACCTTTTACCAATATCAAAACCCCATTCAGTGGTTAATTTAATTACTTCATCATGATTCTTGCATTTTGAAAGGGATAACTTTTTACTAGGATTA contains:
- a CDS encoding zinc ABC transporter substrate-binding protein, with translation MSTFKRLLSNKTCSSKSIIKNSVIAGTIIFSGFGQDVMAKGKSYVAVEPLVCDLVKSIALPSDEVTCLVDRKQDVHDLKINPRQAQLLNSADKVFTLGKEMTPSMRNWESKKNTIVVGVSAIDVDDHSDHEGHDDHSDHGGHDDHAEHSAKVDDHSDHGGHDDHSDHGGHDDHAEGAFEWAGKFQLSKGSYKWSFEKVDGEYADPAMKMVILKSNDIEGAEDLAKELLGSKDSISRKNDGTLTASNKAFVLNFDQRKESTVFNVEIKEDGQYIFFTEHMPFEFEATQHFFKDVSNSDVEPIAQVPDEGEGHHHHDHGGLDPHVWHDPHNIIKMGDLISKSLKKDISVFNRGDRKLINERFEKADSILEDLDSWIVAQVGSIPVENRVIVSKHKAMEYYGDAFGFETISLLDFLGDSSSLRPDNISSTLKMLDEEKVQAIFPEQIPASKLLRNLSRQSSVPLASNQIFVDGLMMDGNTVSVAVHNTCTIVDSLGGSCDKESGSNLESEWYKLSD
- a CDS encoding ABC transporter ATP-binding protein, with translation MATLVAENLTFAYTEKSKPALNKVSVEIKPGTLTALVGPNGAGKSTLLRILQGQNTPDKGEIKIDGENLYRSRALVALMPQRSSMNWKFPITVEKLVSLGQIKYSKSRSNNPFQIKALLEYPNSWINKCCELEATMQRVGIANLANRRLDSLSGGQQQRALLAKTLMSPAKIFLLDEPCAALDPPAKEDFLKIVRQLADAGLSLLVSSHDWGESLNNYDQVIVLDKSVLAVGSPDQIKDKLDAINISSIKENNFCD
- a CDS encoding transcriptional repressor; translated protein: MIKNTRQKKILETMVTKSDITKRQEQLLEELNKCEDELSGQELHRQLIESGKAMGLTTVYRNLQVLIKHGLIRSRHLPTGEVLYTPVDRDIHHLTCVQCGETSKMEGCPVKDIHAPKKNPRKFQLLFHTLEYFGLCQNCYQAQN
- a CDS encoding metal ABC transporter permease codes for the protein MSFINNNWWLVPLIITIFSGILCPAMGTVLITHKRLLQVNLISHCVLPGLALALALGIHPSIGGVISGLLGSVIAESLTNRKSENYEAVMNTILAGMLGFGVLIIPLLGIRIDLEAVLFGDLLTANFGDLLRTIIAFLVFILLMTFGYEKVVYVGLDPEGASASGINVSLLNLALSFTTALVIVSSMSAVGVILVIALLSTPTLLGLNKAHSLRIAMMRSSFFGLCISLLGFFLSIVFNLSPGPAISVICVASLLIPKLRK
- a CDS encoding DUF1499 domain-containing protein; this encodes MKILFLAIIICSGFLFPSSSFASHIELKPCVEIAHCVREEWEVSNIEKPFEEIKTFIENTPRTEIVEIDGDYLHAEATSKWMKYVDDLEVSFLAESNILSIRSESRVGESDLGVNQKRVDLLKSKMF
- a CDS encoding OsmC family protein produces the protein MTKVKCYYLGNLNCEAIHLQSGSLIRTDAPLDHCGKGESFSPTDLLATSLGTCLLTIMAIKAKSKGFDLKGIYLNIEKLMTQNSERKIKELIIDIFIPKSTSNETIDFLKKASKECPVTRNLSQEIDIKIIWHNE
- a CDS encoding pilus assembly protein, whose amino-acid sequence is MKEIGDIKSNIYKIAAVTDRGQRLNKLISPMYEEKANEMDELIDALKDFSFEISEKLLSGEWELIFSNVELFRSSPFFLAIEKALNDEFKSNLFFKLHQLQVGSFGLSTIGRIAQKIDFDKKEFISSFDTTIFGLTTIPILGWFKLLPTFGGRVITLASDLVLRKNLLDMNLQKTKVSKVDGLNKIPLFSELLMDRWYPVKEVWNKLPWNKESPNCQVSIVYLDEEMRIMQDMYGSIFIYIRPSISLLNSNTISND
- a CDS encoding Nif11 family protein codes for the protein MSDKDLSNFLKKIEQLNQIAELIKNNPSKKLSLSKCKNHDEVIKLTTEWGFDIGKRWGEY